Proteins from one Setaria italica strain Yugu1 chromosome V, Setaria_italica_v2.0, whole genome shotgun sequence genomic window:
- the LOC101757189 gene encoding indole-3-pyruvate monooxygenase YUCCA2 — translation MDRFAETEGKRAHDPLYSPRRAARATATGFPVGEHGEVFAGPLIVGAGPAGLAVAACLTMRGVPYALLERHGCIASLWRHRTYRRLRLHLPKRYCELPLMPFPSSYPEYPTREQFLDYLEEYIRTFGIRPFFRQEVVSAEFDGELWCVRTKEIVTATIDGGKEAVLSTATREYRSKWLVVATGENAEPVVPEIDGIDCFKGQVMHSCDYRSGEPYQGSKVLVVGCGNSGMEVSLDLSNHNVHTSMVVRDTMHVLPREIMGLSTFGLSLWLLMCLSVQTVDKILLLLTRLVLGDTARLGIPRPSIGPMELKKISGKTPVLDVGTIAKIKSGDIKVLPAIQSFREHDVKFIDGKTEDFDAVILATGYKSNVPYWLKENDFFFEKDGFPRKPNEWKGKNGLYAAGFSRRGLLGVSIDATKIADDIARCWSDIGYEKHKTK, via the exons ATGGACCGCTTCGCCGAGACCGAGGGGAAGAGGGCGCACGACCCGCTCTAcagcccgcgccgcgccgccaggGCCACGGCCACCGGCTTCCCCGTCGGCGAGCACGGGGAGGTGTTCGCGGGGCCGCTGATCGTCGGCGCGGGGCCGGCGGGGCTCGCGGTGGCGGCGTGCCTCACCATGCGCGGCGTGCCGTACGCGCTGCTCGAGCGCCACGGCTGCATCGCCTCGCTGTGGCGCCACCGCACgtaccgccgcctccgcctccacctgccCAAGCGATACTGCGAGCTGCCGCTCATGCCCTTCCCGTCCAGTTATCCCGAGTACCCCACCAGGGAGCAGTTCCTCGACTACCTCGAGGAGTACATCCGCACCTTCGGCATCAGGCCCTTCTTCCGCCAGGAGGTCGTCAGCGCCGAGTTCGACGGCGAGTTGTGGTGCGTGCGCACCAAGGAGATCGTCACGGCCACGATCGACGGCGGCAAGGAGGCCGTCCTCAGCACCGCCACCAGGGAGTACCGCTCTAAATGGCTTGTCGTCGCTACGGGTGAGAACGCCGAGCCCGTCGTGCCGGAGATCGACGGCATCGACTGCTTCAAGGGCCAGGTCATGCATTCGTGTGATTACCGCAGCGGCGAGCCCTACCAGGGCAGCAAGGTGCTCGTCGTCGGCTGTGGCAACTCCGGCATGGAGGTCTCCCTCGACCTCTCCAACCACAATGTGCACACCTCCATGGTTGTGCGTGACACG ATGCATGTTCTTCCAAGGGAGATTATGGGGCTCTCCACCTTTGGGTTGTCCTTGTGGCTTCTCATGTGTTTATCAGTCCAGACAGTTGATaagatcctcctcctcctcacgcgGCTCGTGCTAGGGGACACTGCACGTCTTGGCATTCCTCGGCCTAGCATTGGCCCAATGGAGCTGAAGAAAATCTCCGGGAAGACGCCGGTGCTTGATGTGGGCACCATTGCCAAGATCAAGTCTGGGGACATTAAA GTGCTCCCGGCAATTCAAAGTTTTCGAGAGCATGATGTGAAGTTTATCGATGGCAAGACCGAAGACTTTGATGCTGTGATCCTTGCCACCGGTTACAAAAGCAATGTTCCTTATTGGTTGAAG GAGAACGATTTTTTCTTTGAGAAAGATGGATTTCCACGCAAACCAAATGAATGGAAAGGAAAGAATGGGCTCTATGCTGCTGGATTCTCAAGACGTGGACTCCTTGGCGTGTCAATAGATGCCACGAAGATTGCTGATGACATTGCACGGTGTTGGAGTGACATAGGGTATGAAAAACACAAGACCAAATGA